The stretch of DNA GACACAGTCAATAAGACGGAAAAACACGCGGAAAAAACGATACAATTCAACGGGAAAAACGCCGAAACGCGTCGCATTGGTCCGCCGACTTCGCAAGACTGTTTGGCTTATCTTAAAACCCGAACATTGCCCGCTGGTTGGAAAGTGATTCGCTCCGAGGGAATCGAACACGGTATGCCTTTGGAAGGAGCAAATGAGCCCCTGTTTGGTGAAGACATCGTAAAGATCGCCCTTGCCAACTTTGATGAAGGTAATTGGGTCGCCCTTGTCGACAGCGACGGGAATGACTTGAACGGCGAACCATTGTCGCCGGATGATCCGATGTCTTCGCCCATCGACAGCATGAACTCGATACCCACATTCCCGGAGGAAGACCCGATCATTTTTGGGTTAGTCGGACTGGCCCGGCCGTATGAATATGCGTTGAGTTTTTTTAACAGCCGCGTTGTCGCACTTCCCGGCGGTCGCTTGCAATGGGAATTGACGCCCAAACCCAAACACAAAAGTTGGATCGGGAAAGCAACGATTGTGGTTGATGAAAACCGACGAGAAGTCGAGAGCGCCACCATCTCCCGTTTAGGGTCCGACATTCACCATGCTTGCAAGGTGCTTTCCATCAAACGTTCGCGTGACGGAAAGGACATCGACGTCGTCATGCCCGTGACCGGCCACCGGGTGAAAAACGATTGACGTTGCCGCAAACTCGCGCCGCGAACCTACTCGGCCGGTGCCGGCGGAATGACAACGTTGCTTGCCTGCACGTCGGGGAAGTAGACGTACGGCACGGCTGAGAGCGCTAGTGCGGGGTGGCCGTTGTAGTATTGCCAGAAGTGGTGATTCTTGACGTAAGGGGTGACGTCGCATTCGGCGATGCGGCAGGCGAACGGTCCCAGTTTTCGTATGTCCCGTTTCGTCAAGCCTTTTTTGCCCAAGGCGGCTTTGGAGAAGGGGCGTCGGAAGGGGTACAGGGAGAGTGCGCCGTCGTGCCGGGAACGAAAATTCAACAAGCATTCCGTAACGCGCATGGAGCAACCGTAACGTTCGCCGGGATTCATCCAATGATGGTCTACGGCTGCGGCTCCTAGCACGGCGCGGAACCGATGCGATGCGCCCGGCGGATGTGATAAGCAGCATCCTTGCACGACTCCGCCCCCCAATAAGTGCAAGGTCGACAAAGTCATCCGTGCACCGTGGCTGTGACCGATGAAGCTGACGGGATGGTCGCAGGGGATCGATTGAGTCAGCGTCGCCAGCTGAAATCCATTGCGGGCACTTTTGCGTCCTAGACCTTGAATGTCAAAAGGGGGCAAAGTCGGGTCGCTGGGCCAGGTCACATAAACATAGTTCAGCGGTAGTTGCGGGGCAGCGCCGCGGAGCCAGCAGAACGTGCGTTGAGCATCATGGGGTACGTCTTGCCACGTGACATAGCTACCGTGAATCATGAAGCACACGGGAACGCGGGGCAGCAAGGAGGCCAGAAACGCGGCGTGACTGGAGCGTGTCAGGCAGCCATCGGGCGTGCGGCACAGGAAGTCCACACAGTTCGGACAAATCGGACAGGGTGTCTTTTGCGGACAACACCGTAGACTGACAATCCAATACGTTTCAGCAGGACAACACCGACAGGCAGTCGGTCCACATTGACCCGGCGTAGATGCGGCTTGTTGTCCCCCAACCACGGGCATGAATTGTGGAGCGGGAAGCGTCTGCGCCGCAGCGGTTGGTGCGCGGGCGAAGAATGCCAACAGCAGGATGCATGCGGCGACGCGGCGGCGGGAGTCGAATAACGCGAGGATCCGCATAATGTGCATCAGGGGTGCTTGGAAAATCGAGTGTTCGGGAACGCGTTTTTTCAGAATGGCCCGCAACGCTGATTGCAGAGTCTCCCCGGCGCGCAGCGTGTCTTATTTCGTCATCGAGAGATTGACCGAATCATCTTGAGCATCTCGGAGCACGCCGGCGGCACTCAACCACAGCACCGGTTGATTATTCGTGTCGTAGGGCTTCGATCGGGTCTAATTTGGCAGCTGCGAGGGCCGGATAGATTCCAGAGAGTATGCCGATGAAGACTGAAATCCCGAATGCGACGGCCAAGGTCCACCAAGCGACGACCGGTTCCAGGCCGTCAAACATCTGAAACATCTTCGAACTGGACTGGACCGAGGAGTCCATAATTGCCGTTTTGGCCAACCAGCGAATTGCTGAAAAGGCGACCGGCGTGAGTAATCCCAAAGAGACTCCCAACAGTCCGCCCGTCCCGGCCAGCACGCTGGTTTCGGTGAGGAATTGTTCGGTGATATCCCCCCGTTTGGCCCCCAGAGCGCGGCGGATGCCGATTTCGCGGGTCCGTTCGGTGACGGTCGCCAGCATGATGTTCATGATCCCGATGCCTCCCACGACCAAACTGATGAGCGCAATGGCCCCCAGGACGACGTTGAAGATGACTTTTAACTGCTCCGCCTGTTTGAGCAATTCCATCGGTACGACGAGATCGACGTCGTTGGAATCCGCGTGGTAGCGCGCCAGCGTTTCGCGAATCACATTCGCTGTGGGGACGACATCCTTGGCATCAGCAACACGAAACGTGATTTGACTGAGTTCGACTTTTTCGCTGCTGCGGCTGCCGGCGGTAATGATCATCACTTCATCGCCGATACGGGATTGCAGCGTATCCAAGGGGATGTAGACATCCTTATCGAAATCTTGCCCCGACATACTGCCCCCGATGGCCGCCGACGCGGTACGATGTGAAGTCATCCCCACGATCGAATAGAACACGTTGCCAATACGGATGGACTTGCCGCGGGGTTCTTCGCCGGGAAACAACGTCTCAGCGACCTCATGACCAATGACACAGACGTTCGCAGTATCCTCTTGGTCTCGGTGGGAAATAAACCGTCCTGCATCCATCTTGAGGTGATTCACACTGAAATAATTCGGTGTACAGCCGACAAGACGGACGTCCATATTGCGATGCATATACCGCGCAGGTTGGGAAAATTCGCGAATGGGCGTGGCATCGACAATGGTGTTGACGGTCTGCTTGATGCGTCGAAAATCATCCCGCAGAATCCCATACTGCAAAACCTGTGTCTGGGCGTTGTTGCTCTTGGAACCTTCAGCCGGTTTTTGGCTGATGACGATGATATTCGTCGCTCCCAACTCAAGCACTTGTCGCTGAGCTTGTCGACTGGCTCCTTCGCCGATGGCCAACATGGCAATCACTGAAAATACGCCGAATACGATGCCCAACATCGTCAGCAACGACCGCAGTTTGTGCAGCAGCAGGTTTTTGAGGCCAAGTCGAATCGTACGGAGGAGTCGCAACATAAGATTTTTACACGAATCGAAAAGACGCGGGAGCGAAATTCAAAACGTGCCTCGTTTGAGGAGCCGTAAGCTGTGTTGTTGGAAAGTTCAATGAAACAATGACAGCGGCGCGGAAGTGACTATCGAACCGCTTCATTGGATTCTAAAGGGTGTGGATAATCGTCGGGGAGTGTTTGCCCAAACTCTTCCCGTTCGATCAGTCCATCCTTCATGATGATCCGTCGCCGGGCTTGGTCGGCGACGAGCGGTTCGTGCGTCACCATGATGATTGTGCGACCTTCGCGATTGAGATCATGCAGCAGTCGCATAATTTCTTCCTCGGTGGTCGAGTCTAAGTTTCCCGTTGGTTCGTCCGCGAGAATGATGTCAGGATCATTCACCATGGAACGAGCGATCGCGACGCGTTGTTGTTGCCCCCCGGAAAGTTGGGGAGGACGGTGATCCAACCGTTCCGCCAAGCCGACCCGCAAGGCCAACTCTTCGCACCAATCGCGGTCTTTGGCAGACATCGCAGGGTACCCCGGCCGATAAAACAGCGGGACGGCAATGTTTTCCAAGACGGTATACTGCGGGATCAAGTTGTAGGATTGAAAGATAAAGCCGATCCGCTCGTTGCGAATTCGCGAGAGTTCGTCATCATCGAGCAGCGAAACATCTTCGCCGCCGAGGCTGTACGTGCCGAGCGTGGGACGATCCAAACCGCCCAGCAGGTTGAGCATCGTACTTTTGCCGCTCCCCGAGGCGCCCATGATGGCAATAAAATCGCCTTCGGCAAATTGCGTCGTCACCCCCCGCAGGGCTTTAACGACGACCGGGCCCAGGTCGTAGTGCTTTTCCAGTGCGATCAATTCTGCCACGATACTCATTGGCTGCCACCACCGCCTCCGGCACCACGTTTCTTGGCAAATGCGGCCGCCGCGACTTTAAATTCTGCGAGGTCGATTTTCTCATCGCTGTTGGTATCGGTTTTACTAAATCCGGCCGCCATTGGACTGCCGGCGACTTCTTCCTTGGTAATCACGCCATCACCGTTTTTGTCCATGACCTTAAAGATTGCCGCAGGATCTCCTGCCGCGCCGGCAGCTGATTTCTTTTTAGGCGTTTCCCCTTTTTGTTTTTCGCCAGGTCCTTTTTGTTGTTTTCCGCTACCCTTCCCACCACGCGCCCCACTCCGACCGGAGCGACCTTTGCTGTCGGGAACGTCACTTTGCTTGACCGCTTTTTCCGGTTCGGCATCCTCGAGCACAGTGAATAATTCCGGCAACGAGGTGCGAGGCGCGAGAATCACTTCTTCCCCTTCCGCCAAGCCGACGGGAAATTTTGCATCGGCAACGGGCGTCTCGATTTCGCGGACTTCGGTTTCGACATCGTTGGTCGCCCCGGCAAAGACCCGACGGATCTCCGGGCCGGTCGCTTTGTTGACGAACACAAAATGTTTGCCATTGCGGGCTACCAATGCTTGTACCGGAATTTTCAGCACATCGTGGAGCACATCGGAGATAATTTCGACTTCCGCGGTCAGACCAGGTTTGAGCCCCTCAGCGCTTGAATCATCGGTTTCGATGTAGATGACGGCTGTGTATTCGCGGAGGTCGGGTTGTCGCCAACTTGGTGAGTTCGGCACCGACGCCACCGATTTGACATAGCCATTATGAAAACGACTCGACTTGCGGCTGACCTTGATAATGGCGGGCATGTCGGCTTGGACGAGACCGATTTTTGATTCGTGAATCCGCGTGTCGACTTGCATCTGCGACAGGTCGGGCAATTTGATAATCGCCTGACGGTTGTCCACCGTCGCCCCTTCCTCAATCACGCGTTCCTGGCTGCGGCGGCTATCGGAGACCGCATAGATCACCTGTCCCGATTGCGGCGCGACAATCGTGCACTCAGCGATCTGCTCAACAAGTTTGTCGTGTTTGGTTTTTTCAACTTCAGCAGTCAGCACACGGGCTTCGTAGTCCGCCTTGGCTTGATTGAGCGCCGCCTCAGCTTTTTGTTTCTCGCGTACGAGTTCGCTTTTGGTTTGTTCGGCCTGAGATTTTTTTTCGGCAATATCTCGTGTGTATTGGAATTTCTCCAACACCTCAAATTCCAATTCAGCGGTCTGCAAATCCAATTCGGCGGTCGTCACAGCGACACGTTTCTGTTCCAATTCGTTTTGGTTGACGTAGCCTTTTTTACTTTGCCGCTTGGCGAAGGCATACGCGTCTTTACTTTGCGCCAGTTTCTCTTTGGCCAAGGTGATTTTGGACTCAGCAGCCGTTTTCAGAACGGGGTAATCTCCGTCCTCATATTTTTCCAAATCAAGTTTTGCCAGATCCCGTGCCAATTCCGCGGTAGCAATTTGACTGTCGTTGAGGTTTTGCTGGATCTGCACCGCATCTCTGGCTTGGTCACGCAACGACTCGGCTTGCTTTAGAGCGATGACCTGTTGGTCCAGATTGTCCTGATACACCGAAGCGTCGAGCTTGACCAACACCATCCCCTCGTAGGCTTGTGTTCCTTCGGGAACGATCGAGATGATTTTCGTCTGGCCTTTGACATTGCTGCTGAGCGTGACGTTGGAGGCACTGTCCAAGTTTCCGGTGGCGATGACCGAAATGCGGAGATCGCCCCGTTTCACCGGCGAGGTGACCAAGTCGGTCCGCACTGTTGTGCGCGAGAAC from Symmachiella dynata encodes:
- a CDS encoding ABC transporter permease, which produces MLRLLRTIRLGLKNLLLHKLRSLLTMLGIVFGVFSVIAMLAIGEGASRQAQRQVLELGATNIIVISQKPAEGSKSNNAQTQVLQYGILRDDFRRIKQTVNTIVDATPIREFSQPARYMHRNMDVRLVGCTPNYFSVNHLKMDAGRFISHRDQEDTANVCVIGHEVAETLFPGEEPRGKSIRIGNVFYSIVGMTSHRTASAAIGGSMSGQDFDKDVYIPLDTLQSRIGDEVMIITAGSRSSEKVELSQITFRVADAKDVVPTANVIRETLARYHADSNDVDLVVPMELLKQAEQLKVIFNVVLGAIALISLVVGGIGIMNIMLATVTERTREIGIRRALGAKRGDITEQFLTETSVLAGTGGLLGVSLGLLTPVAFSAIRWLAKTAIMDSSVQSSSKMFQMFDGLEPVVAWWTLAVAFGISVFIGILSGIYPALAAAKLDPIEALRHE
- a CDS encoding ABC transporter ATP-binding protein, whose amino-acid sequence is MSIVAELIALEKHYDLGPVVVKALRGVTTQFAEGDFIAIMGASGSGKSTMLNLLGGLDRPTLGTYSLGGEDVSLLDDDELSRIRNERIGFIFQSYNLIPQYTVLENIAVPLFYRPGYPAMSAKDRDWCEELALRVGLAERLDHRPPQLSGGQQQRVAIARSMVNDPDIILADEPTGNLDSTTEEEIMRLLHDLNREGRTIIMVTHEPLVADQARRRIIMKDGLIEREEFGQTLPDDYPHPLESNEAVR